A DNA window from Hordeum vulgare subsp. vulgare chromosome 1H, MorexV3_pseudomolecules_assembly, whole genome shotgun sequence contains the following coding sequences:
- the LOC123442736 gene encoding GDSL esterase/lipase At1g71691-like, producing MAASSTATVLLLVLLACGGATAQVFPRAPWNFTFPNGPGDAAGASGTGATGGGGGGPSVPAMFVFGDSLTDNGNNNDLTSLAKANYLPYGIDFAGGPTGRFSNGYTMVDAIAELLGLPLLPSNNDASNADSDGGALQGVNYASAAAGILDNTGQNFVGRIPFNQQIKNFQATLNQIKGKLGASKLASSLGRSIFYVGMGSNDYLNNYLMPNYNTRNEYNGDQYSTLLVQHYTKQLTSLYNLGARRFVIAGVGSMACIPNMRARNPANMCSPDVDELIAPFNSKVKGMVDTLNLNLPRAKLIYIDNFEMISEVLRSPWNYGFSVVDRGCCGIGRNRGVITCLPFLRPCPNRNTYIFWDAFHPTERVNVLLGKAAYSGGTDLAYPMNIQQLAAWQP from the exons ATGGCGGCCTCCTCCACGGCGACGGTGCTCCTCCTGGTGCTCCTCGCGTGCGGCGGCGCCACGGCGCAGGTGTTCCCGCGCGCGCCGTGGAACTTCACGTTCCCCAACGGGCCCGGCGACGCAGCAGGGGCCAGCGGCACCGGcgcgacgggcggcggcggcggcgggccgtCGGTGCCGGCCATGTTCGTGTTCGGCGACTCCCTGAcggacaacggcaacaacaacgacctCACGTCGCTGGCCAAGGCCAACTACCTGCCCTACGGCATCGACTTCGCCGGCGGGCCCACTGGACGCTTCTCCAACGGCTACACCATGGTCGACGCCATAG CTGAGCTTCTGGGGCTGCCCCTGCTGCCCTCGAACAACGACGCCTCCAACGCCGACAGCGACGGCGGCGCCCTTCAGGGCGTGAACtacgcctccgccgccgccgggatCCTGGACAACACGGGCCAGAACTTCGTGGGGCGCATCCCGTTCAACCAGCAGATCAAGAACTTCCAGGCGACGCTGAACCAGATCAAGGGGAAGCTCGGGGCGAGCAAGCTGGCCTCCTCGCTGGGCCGCAGCATCTTCTACGTGGGCATGGGCAGCAACGACTACCTCAACAACTACCTCATGCCCAACTACAACACCCGCAACGAGTACAACGGCGACCAGTACTCCACGCTCCTCGTGCAGCACTACACCAAGCAGCTCACC AGCCTGTACAACCTGGGCGCCCGGAGGTTCGTGATCGCGGGGGTGGGGTCGATGGCGTGCATCCCCAACATGCGCGCGCGGAACCCGGCCAACATGTGCTCGCCGGACGTGGACGAGCTCATCGCGCCCTTCAACAGCAAGGTGAAGGGCATGGTGGACACGCTGAACCTCAACCTCCCGCGCGCCAAGCTCATCTACATCGACAACTTCGAGATGATCTCCGAGGTGCTGCGGAGCCCCTGGAACTACGGATTCAGCGTGGTGGACCGCGGGTGCTGCGGGATCGGCCGGAACCGCGGGGTCATCACCTGCCTGCCCTTCCTCCGCCCATGCCCCAACCGCAACACCTACATCTTCTGGGACGCCTTCCACCCCACCGAGAGGGTCAACGTGCTCCTCGGCaaggccgcgtactccggcggcaCCGACCTCGCCTACCCCATGAACATCCAGCAGCTCGCCGCGTGGCAGCCGTAG